A single region of the Streptomyces sp. NBC_01262 genome encodes:
- a CDS encoding 3-hydroxybutyryl-CoA dehydrogenase, whose amino-acid sequence MNDIQNVGVVGCGQMGAGIAEVCARAGLDVRVAETTGEALELGRTRLTNSLMKAAERGKITDEERDATLGRLSFTTDLGEFADRDLVVEAVVENEQVKTEIFQVLDQVVTRPDAILASNTSSIPLVKLAVATSRPDQVLGIHFFNPAPVQKLVELIPALTTGEQTLLRAEKLVTDVLGKHAIRAQDRSGFVVNALLIPYLLSAIRMFESGIASREDIDNGMELGCAHPMGPLKLSDLIGLDTVASVADSMYDEYKEPLYAAPPLLQRMVAAGRLGRKTAHGFYDYA is encoded by the coding sequence GTGCGCGGGCCGGGCTGGATGTGCGGGTCGCGGAGACCACGGGCGAGGCGCTGGAGCTGGGCCGTACGCGGCTGACGAACTCGCTGATGAAGGCGGCCGAGCGCGGCAAGATCACCGACGAGGAGAGGGACGCGACGCTCGGGCGGCTGTCGTTCACCACGGACCTCGGCGAATTCGCGGACCGCGACCTCGTCGTGGAGGCGGTCGTGGAGAACGAGCAGGTGAAGACGGAGATCTTCCAGGTGCTCGACCAGGTGGTGACGCGTCCGGACGCCATACTGGCCTCGAACACCTCCTCCATACCCTTGGTGAAGCTGGCGGTCGCCACCTCGCGCCCCGACCAGGTGCTGGGCATCCACTTCTTCAACCCGGCGCCGGTGCAGAAGCTCGTCGAGCTGATTCCCGCGCTCACGACGGGCGAGCAGACGCTCCTGCGCGCCGAGAAGCTCGTGACGGACGTCCTCGGCAAGCACGCCATCCGCGCCCAGGACCGCTCAGGCTTTGTCGTCAACGCGCTGCTCATCCCGTATCTGCTCTCCGCCATCCGCATGTTCGAGTCCGGCATCGCCAGCCGCGAGGACATCGACAACGGCATGGAGCTGGGCTGCGCCCACCCCATGGGCCCGCTCAAGCTCTCCGACCTGATCGGTCTGGACACGGTGGCGTCGGTCGCCGATTCGATGTACGACGAGTACAAGGAACCGCTGTACGCCGCTCCCCCGCTGCTCCAGCGGATGGTCGCCGCGGGGCGGCTGGGCCGCAAGACGGCACACGGGTTCTACGACTACGCGTAG